A genomic region of Colletes latitarsis isolate SP2378_abdomen chromosome 7, iyColLati1, whole genome shotgun sequence contains the following coding sequences:
- the LOC143344016 gene encoding uncharacterized protein LOC143344016, translated as MDSLANYASDGDNSNNSEDPKMPYEIHSDASKRASDANYDPVQMDMSEESNNNNSSRESSSERANSPVTQSRTDTSRTLPSSSDQRRSDHENHTANTKDDHKRGDRSDRSKHTSDKGRRSSYDDRRQRESSHRESNSRDIKRSRDDDRKSRDDDKKKEKSSLGSSRDEKSDDREKNRDDRRDRNRDRNDRDRRRDRDRDRDRRHSRDDRTKDRHRDDRSSYHKEKDRTRSRSRSRDRAPPPFRTMSYREEKSRNKLAQLEKLGIELKAPEGDAPVPGVQSEQNYYNPLATATQGKYAEQIQKRKLLWANKTKQDEGKTSTTASTANTWVGTTFTHDQDGKVTAKFKRLMGIKDDFPAASAAGTKPDILKKQEEMFNNMEQQYEVARATTHTQRGVGLGYATGGYQFPR; from the exons ATGGATTCGTTAGCGAATTACGCTAGTGACGGGGACAACAGTAACAATTCGGAAGATCCGAAG ATGCCGTATGAAATACACAGCGATGCCAGTAAAAGGGCCAGTGACGCCAACTATGATCCTGTACAAATGGACATGAGTGAG gAAAGCAACAACAACAATTCGTCCAGGGAATCTAGTAGCGAACGTGCAAATAGTCCGGTGACGCAATCGAGAACAGACACATCCCGCACATTACCTTCCTCCTCAGACCAGAG GCGATCTGATCATGAAAACCATACAGCAAATACGAAAGACGACCACAAACGAGGAGATCGATCTGACCGTAGTAAACACACGAGCGATAAAGGCCGTCGATCGTCGTACGATGATAGGAGGCAACGTGAGAGTAGTCACAGGGAGAGTAACAGTAGAGACATAAAAAGGAGTAGAGACGACGATAGGAAATCTCGCGACGATGACAAGAAGAAGGAAAAGAGTTCTTTGGGGTCCAGTAGGGATGAGAAAAGCGACGACAGAGAAAAGAACCGCGACGACAGAAGGGATCGTAATCGCGACAGAAACGACAGAGACAGACGCAGGGACAGGGACAGGGATCGAGATCGGAGACATTCTAGGGACGACAGGACGAAAGATCGACACCGGGACGATCGATCTAGTTACCATAAAGAGAAGGATCGCACGCGATCGAGATCAAGATCCAGAGATCGCGCGCCGCCTCCTTTCCGAACAATGAGTTACCGGGAGGAGAAAAGCAGAAATAAGTTGGCACAGCTGGAAAAATTAGGAATCGAATTGAAAGCGCCGGAGGGGGATGCTCCGGTACCGGGTGTTCAAAGCGAACAGAATTATTACAATCCATTGGCGACGGCGACGCAAGGCAAATACGCCGAACAAATACAGAAGAGGAAGCTTTTATGGGCGAATAAG ACGAAGCAAGACGAAGGCAAAACGTCTACGACAGCCTCAACTGCTAATACGTGGGTAGGGACGACATTCACCCACGATCAGGATGGAAAAGTAACAGCGAAATTTAAACGATTAATGGGTATTAAAGACGATTTTCCAGCCGCCTCGGCGGCTGGTACAAAGCCAGACATATTAAAAAAACAAGAAGAAATGTTTAACAATATGGAACAACAATATGAAGTAGCACGAGCTACTACACACACGCAACGTGGTGTTGGTCTTGGCTACGCCACCGGTGGCTACCAATTTCCGCGATAA